The Lampris incognitus isolate fLamInc1 chromosome 15, fLamInc1.hap2, whole genome shotgun sequence genomic interval cgatccggggagggctgcagactaccacatgtctcccccgatacatgtggagtcgccagccgcttcttttcacctgacagtgaggagtttcaccaggagaatgtaccgcgtgggaggatcacgttattccccctcagtctccccccccaacaggtgcccgaaccgaccagaggaggcgctagcgcagcgaccaggacacatacccacatccggcttcccacccacagatacggtcagttgtgtctgtagggacgcctgaccaagccggaggtaacacggggattcgaaccggcgatccccgtgttagtaggcaacggaatagaccgccatgctactcggacgccctatcggaatttttatttatttatttttttgtcatccTTTGAAGGGGAACCAACCTCCATTCACTTTACACACCCcaaaatgcattaatatctcaaataTATGAAACTATTAAACTGCTTAACTTACTGCCGTATGAATcaacaagagttaaaaggaaggtttacaaggtggctgtgagaccagctatgctatatggtttggagacagtgacactgatgagaagacaggaggcggagctggagatggcagagttgaagatgctaagattttcactggcagtgatgaagaaggacaggattaggaacgagtatattagagggacagctcaggggggacggtttggagacaaagcaagagaggcaagattgagatggcttggacatgtgtggaggagagatgctgggcatattgggagaaggatgctgaatatggagctgccagggaagaggagaagaggaggtttgtggatgtgatgagagaggacatgcgggtggctggtgtgacagaggaagctgcggaggacaggaagagatggaaacggatgatccgctgtggcgccccctaacgggagcagccgaaaatagcagtagtagtagcagtagtgtaaactactaataagacacgttagtccctagctaacgggtctgaccctttagccgagcggttggtgatgtcgccttgtggtgcagtacactccgtatcgaatcccgcaccgggcaagaacataatcggttatagtagtggtagtagtaatagtagataaATTAACACGTACCGGCATGAATCATTgacgtaatccatccatccattatccaaacggcttattctgctctcagggtcgcgggacgggacaggccgccaggccatcacaagtaCGTGTCCTTTTATCTTAATCTGATTGTGCACGTGCTAAAAATTATTTTTGATCTACGTCGTGACACACAACAGGTGTTTATAGCGATAAGGGCATTTAACGATATATTTTCTCTACAAAATAAAATCATTTAATGTTTTAATTGAACTGCCGTGGTGGTTGCACTTGGTGGCCCGCGTCAAGACTCACATCGTCGCTGGGACGGGACGCTTTTGTTTTGAAAGGGGTGAACCGGAAGCGCTTCAAGTTTCCTGGTGTCTTCACCCCGATTGGTCCGTTTCACGCTGTTGCTGATGTGGTCTTCCGAAGTTAGCGGAGCTGACAGTCAAGACTTTCATAGATTCGCTCGTAGACCGGTTCTCTTTTTATCCGAGTCATGCCTTACTATCAGACCTGGGAGGAGTTCGCCCGTGCCGCGGAAAAACTGTATTTGACGGATCCCATGAAGGTCAAGGCGTGTTTTATTTCGTAGCGTAGCGTGGTAGACGGCTAACTTATTAGCTAATGCAGCACCCTGTAGGCAGACGTAGGATTCAGCGAGGTGGACATTCAGAGGTCTAATTCGAGTCCATCGGGGTTTACTCACGTTTTCAAATCATTGTCTTTTCAGGTCAGAGTCGTACTTAAATACAGGCACTGCGACGGTAACCTTTGCATCAAAGTCACCGACGATGTTGTGGTAAGTGACTTGTAATTTACTTCAGCCACTCAAATGTTGGCCACGCTTCACGTCACTGCCAGATGTGAACGTCTACATGGGCACAGATTCCCTGTCGGCAGCGTCTATACGCATTTCGCTGCAGGAGATAACTGTAGACTCATATCTGGGAGCGACGTTAAGGGTAACTTCATAGTTTCGTCACTGAATCGTATGTTTGATTGACGTTTGTATAAAATGGTCCCATCCTGTTGTTGGGTCATCCATACTCATTGTATCCAATTGAATCGAGTgctactggacttggtatatatccggatatataccaagtccagttgcactcgattcaattccttgggataaccatgacctggatgaacgagaacattcacagacacactcaTTGTAATGGATGACTTAGACGTTCCAGCTCAAATTTCATGTTGCGTCAAAGTGCacacgttttttttcttcttcttcttttcttattGTTTTTTATAGTCGGTCATCTTTGGAACTGCATACCATGGCTTCCATTCACGATTTTGCTTTCAGGGAAATATGAGCGGTGGGAAGATGGGTTGAGAAAATGGTCTTCTTGCAACTTGTCCATATGATGCTTTTGGTACCATGTTCTTAAGGACAGTGAACCCCTCCTGTCACCAGGTTTTACATATTCAGAGTAACGTTTCTTACAGTGTAATATTCCGTTTGTGGGGAAACAGTTTATAGTTTTATCAATTAGTACGTTTGTACACAGACGAAATTTGGCTTTGATGGGCTCCTGACGCAAAACAGCATTCTTAAGAAGACATGGACTATGTAAGAATATCTAGAAGAGTATCTAAGACTGTTTGCATAATTAGAAACATCAAGTGTTCCTAAGTATGCACTCATGATATTCCTAAATAAAGACAGACTTAGATACTTTTCTAGATATTCTTACATAGTCCTTGTCTTCTTACTGAAGAATGTTGTATTAAAATCCTTTGTGTCTTAAGAGCACATttctgggggtgtccgggtgaagtggtggtctattccgttgcctaccaacacgggtatcgccagttcgaaccccgtgttacctccggcttggtcaggcatccctacagacacaattggccatgtctgcgggtgagaagccggatgtgggtgtgtcctggtccatgcactagcgcctcatctggtcggtcggggcacctgttcaggggagagggggaactggggggaatagcgtgatcctcccacatgctacgtccccctgaagaaactcctgtctcctgtctggcgaaaagaagcggctggtgactccacatgtatcggaggaggcatgtggtagtctgcagccctcccaagattggcagagggggtggagcagcgaccaggacgactcggaagagtggggttattggcaaagtacaattgaggagaaaagggtggggtggggggggtcttaaaaaaagaaaagaaaaaagagcacATTTCTCGGTGTTCAAAGGAATAAAGGGattcagcttttcttttttttgttcagaGTGCAAAATGTAAAAATATATATAGAATATATTTAAATACTGATGGAGAATTTACAAAGTAGGCCATTTGTGCAACTAGAAGTCAGTGGATGGCAGGCGTCTAATCCACGGTTAAGTATTACATTGGTATGGAAAATACTGTACCAGAAAGTAGGGCTGGAcaatatatcgatattatatcAATATCGTTATATGCGactagatatcgtctgggattttggatagcATAATATCATGATATGACGTGAGTGTTGTCctagttttaaaggctgcattacagtaaagtgatgtaattttctgaacttagCAGACTGTCCTAGCTattctattatttgcctttatCCAGTTAATTATTATATAGGCATTACCAGTtattatttatcaaaaatctgattgtTTAAATGTTTAGTGAAAGTACCAATAGTCTTCCCCACAATATCATCACAATATCACTTCAGGTATTTGGTTCAAAAATATCATGATAtctgattttgtccatatcacccagcgctaccagaaaacaaacaaaatgccTTTTATTCCCCTGATTCATTTACGTTTTTGTCCACTAAACAACTTTATAATGTTAAGTCCAAAAGGGATGTACCGATACTGGTATCAGATATTGGGctgataccaggctaaaatgaAGCATCAGTTTCAGAGGTTTGTACTTGCAGTCGGTATCGGCAGTGGAAGAAGTAATAGAGGTGCATCCTTAATGTCTagcttattttatttttacttctCGCCAAGTCAAACTCCTTGTATTATATGGGGGGTAAAAAACAATTTTGGATGTCTGCAAAATGTCCACTTTATACGACAACCAATATCACTAGGGGAAATCTGCCTACGTTTAGTCTGTGTTTCTTTTGCCTTTTTTCATTTTAGTGTTTACAATACAAAACGGACCAGGCCCAGGATGTAAAGAAGATCGAGAAGTTCCACGCCAAACTGATGAGGCTGATGGTGTCCAAGGAAACACACAGTAGTGCCATGGAGACGGACTGAAATGCTCTAAAGGCCCCAGCCTTCTAGAAACCACAGACTGAAATAGAAACTTTAAACGTGGTGGTTATTTAGAGCACAAGACCACTGCATTGGAAACGGGAGTCTGACAGACGGGCTTCTGGAAAGGTTTGGGAGAGGATGGGATAAGACTCCATCCTGCTACCTAGACTGATGTACTGTAATTTGTCAGATATGTGATTCTTTTTTTTCACCCCAGGATCACACATTTTGGGCATACTTTTCTACTAATTTTCACTAGCAATTCTGATTTTGCTGGTTTTCCCCTCATTCTCCAGCAACCGGTGCCCTTTATTTCTGGAATGGTGAGCATATCCCTAATTGTAACAGTAATACCAGTGTGGGCAGCTGGGAAAGTTTAGAATATACATAAATGGGGTACTGGACGGGGTTGTGGGAACTTTGGTAAGAGAAATAAATGCAAGTCTTCTGCCGTTCTTACATTGTTCAGCACCTTGAGTTTCTAAGAAGAACCTGCATCTATGTTCAGTTGTAGGGCAGGATGAGTAAAAGATGCTGCATGTCTTGTCTATTTACATCTGTGTGGTTCAGTAGGTTCCAGTTTTTataccatgattttttttttaaactcctaCTTGGAGAAACATGTTTAACATGGACACCACACGAATGAAGCAGGACCCTTTGATTTCCGTTCAAACCCACAGAGAAATCCTACGCCTCCGATGCCATGTCCTCTGGAAAAAATCTAAAGTTAC includes:
- the srp9 gene encoding signal recognition particle 9 kDa protein, producing MPYYQTWEEFARAAEKLYLTDPMKVRVVLKYRHCDGNLCIKVTDDVVCLQYKTDQAQDVKKIEKFHAKLMRLMVSKETHSSAMETD